From Rhodovibrio salinarum DSM 9154:
CTGCGATGGTGGCTAGACCGGTGGGATCAGGCCGGTCATCCGCGGGTCGTCGATCCGTTTCTGCTCCCGCTCGACCGGCGTGAAGCCAAAGCGCTGATACAGCGTGAGCGCCTTGGGATGATCGAGGGTGCAGGTGTTCACCGTGACCTTCTCGGGCGCATAGGACCACGCGATGTCGAGCGCGGTGCCCAGCAGATAGCGCCCCAGGCCCTGGCCTATAAACTCCGAGGTCACGCCGAGGTAGGCGAGGTCGATTACCTGCTCGTAGCGCCGGTCGATCTCCGCCATGCCGGCCGGGCTGCCGTTGCAGTACAGGACGTACACCTCGACGTCCGGATTGGTGATGACGCGCTCCAGTGCGGCGTCGTCCAAGGCGCGCCGTTCCCACCACAGCCAGTCGCGACCGATCGTGTTGTACAGGAAGCGGTAAAAGGCGATCGTTGGTGGTTCCGCGCGCATTAAGGCAACGCGCTTGCCCGCCGGGGCGTTGGGGGCGGGGTCTGCCGGCGGCTGGGTCATCTCCAGGTAGGTGATCGTAATGTCCAGTTTGCCGAATTCGTCCGGCTGGACACGATCCTCCGGTGGCGCGCCGGGGCTGGTCAGCCAGCGGCCCCATACGCCGACATCCTGCGCCTCGTAGCCAAGCGCCAGATAGAACCCTTGTGCGGCTTGGTTGCTGCCGCGCAGCATCAGCTGTGCCTTGGGAATCTGCTGCTCGGACAGCCACAGCTCGCCCGCCCGGACCAACTGGCGGGCATAGCCACGGTTCCGATGGTTGGGATGGACGCTTAGATAGTACATCCAGCCACGCCGGCCGTCGTGCCCCAAGCCGATCGAGGCCACGATCCGCCCGGCCGCACGTCCGACCAGCAGGTGCGCGTTGTCGGCTTCCAGGAAGCGCGCGACATCGGTTGCAGGATCGTTGTACCAGCGGGTGAGTTCGCAGCTCTCCCACAAGGCGATCACCGCATCGCGGTCGGCGTATTCGGCCGCCTGGATGTGGAAGTCGTCGTCGGCGTCGGTCAAAGCGCAGATATCCTTGGGCGTTTGCGCGGGGAGGTGGCGCTCAGGCGCGACCGTTTTCCACCGGCATGTTCAGCTCTTCCCGGCCCCAGTCGGTCCAGGAGCCATCATAGAGCGCGATGTCGCGGTAGCCGGCAACGTGCAGGGCCAGGTTCAGGACGGCGGCGGTGACGCCGGAACCGCACGAGGTGACGACAGGGCGCTTGGGGTCGATTCCGGCTTCGCCCAGGAGACGCTGCAACTCCTCCGGGCTTTTCATCGTGTTCGTCTGGGGGTCGAGCAACTCGGTGAAGGGGAGGTTGGCCGACCCGGGAATATGTCCGGTGCGCAAGCCTTCACGCGGCTCCGCGACTTCGCCGGCGTAGCGCTCAGGCGCACGGACGTCGACGATCTGTTCTTTCTGGCGGGTCAGCTCGCGGTTCACCTGATCGCGGTCGCGCAGCATCGTATTGTCGAACCGCGCGGTGAAGTGACGCTCCTCACCGGCGCGCCCCTTGCCATCCTCGACCGGTTTGTCCTCCGCCAGCCATTTGGGCAGGCCGCCGTCCAGGACCGCGACGTCGCGGTGGCCCATGGCGCGGAACATCCACCAGACACGTGGGGCGGAGAAGATGCCGCGCTGATCGTAGACGACGATCCGGCTACCGTCGCCGAGACCCAGCTTGCGTACCTTGGCGGAGAACTTCTCCGGCGGCGGCATCATGTGCGGCAGGTCGCTCGTGGTATCGGCGATCTCGTCGATGTCGAAGAAGACCGCGCCCGGGATATGCTGCTGCTCGAACGCCGCGCGTGCGTCCACGCCTTCGTGCGGCAGGTAATAGCTCGCATCGACGATCCGCACGTCGGGGGCGCGCAGATGCTGATAGAGCCAGTCGGTGCTCGCCAAGGCGTCTGGATTGGTGCGCGTCATCGCAGGTCCTTCGTTGTCTGCTCGCAGGCGGTCCGGTGTGCGGGGGACCGCCGTCAGTCCACCAGGTGAACGTTGATCCGGCGGTTCTGCTTGCCCTTGCTTTCGACTTTGCCCACGCGCACGGCGCCGATCTCGCGCGTGTTGGCGACGTGGGTGCCGCCGCAGGGCTGGTAGTCGACCTCGCCGATCCGCACGGTGCGTACCCAACCACCGTCGACCGGCGGTTTGACCGACATGGTGCGGACCAACTGCGGGTTGGCTTCCAGCTCCGCGCTGGAGATCCAGTCGGCCGTGACCGCGTGGGCGCCCTCGATCAGCGCGTTCAGGTCGCGCTCGAGGGCTTCCTTGTCGACGCTTTCGCCTTGCAGCGCGAAGTCGAGGCGGCTCTTCTCCGCACCGATCTGCCCACCTGTGACCGGCCCGTCGACCAAGCTGCACAACAGATGCAGCGTCGTATGCATACGCATCAGCCGGTGCCGCCGGTCCCAGTCCAGTTCCGCCGTGACCGTGTCGCCAGGCTGGGGCAGGGCGGCGTCCTCGGCCGGGATCAGCAGACACCCCTGACCGTCTTCGGTCTTGCGGGTGTCGCGGATCTGTATCTCGCCACCGGACCAGAGCAGCCGGCCGCTATCGCCCGGCTGCCCGCCGCCCATGGGATAGAACACGCTGCGGGTGAGCAGGATTCCCGCCTCGGCATCGGCCGAAACGACCTCCGCCGTGCAGCTGTGCGCGTAGGCGTCCTGGCGGAACAGCAGTTGCATCGCGGTGTCCCTCTAGCTCTCCAGCCAATCCGGAAGCGGCAGACCCTTCTCGCGCAGGAACGCCGGATTCCAAAGTTTGGAGACGTAGCGCGTGCCCCAGTCGCACAGGATGGTGACGATGGTATGCCCGGGTCCGAGTTCCCGGGCCAAGCGCTTGGCGCCGGCGACGTTGACGCCGCTGGAGGCGCCCATCACGAAGCCCTCGTGCTTCAGCAGGTCGAAGACGACCGACACACTTTCCTCGTCCGGGATCTGGAACGGGAAGTCGATCTCCAGGTCCTCCAGGTTGCCGGTGATCCGGCCCTGGCCGATGCCTTCGGAAATCGAGGAACCTTCCGCCTTCAACTCGCCATGAGCGTAGTAGTTATAGAGCGCCGCGCCGGGCGGGTCGGCCAGACCAACCTTGAGTTCCGGGTTGCGTTCCTTGAGCGCCATCGCGGTGCCCGCCAGCGTACCGCCCGTGCCGACCGCGCAGATGAAGCCGTCGACCTTGCCGTCGGTCTGACGCCAGATCTCCGGGCCGGTGGTCTCGTAGTGGCCGCGGCGGTTCGCCTGGTTGTCGAACTGGCGGGCCCAGATCGCGCCGTTCGGCTGGCTCTGGTTCAGCTCTTCGGCCAGCCGGCCGGAGACGTGGACGTAGTTGTTCGGGTCCTTATAGGGGACGGCCGGCACCTCCTTCAGCTCCGCGCCGCACAGCCGGAGCATGTCCTTCTTTTCCTGGCTCTGCGTCTCCGGGATCACGATCACCGTGCGGTAGCCGCGCGCGTTGCCGACCAGGGCCAGGCCGATGCCGGTGTTGCCGGCGGTGCCCTCGACGATCACGCCGCCGGGTTTGAGCGCGCCGCGCGCTTCCGCGTCCTGGATGATTGCCAGCGCTGCGCGATCTTTCACCGAACCGCCGGGGTTCAGGAACTCGGCCTTGGCGAGAATCTCGCAGCCGGTTTCTTCCGAAGCTTGGCGCAGGCGCACCAGCGGCGTGTTGCCGATGGTGCCCACGAAGCCGTCTCGAACGTCCATCAGATCGATCCGTTTTTTAGCCGTTAGCGGAAAGCGGGTCGCGAGACTAGGGCGGCCCATGGGCCCAAGCAAGAGCCGGGATCGCCCCTCACGCGCCTGGAGCTGATGCCCCCGCGCGCTCGCGCAAGCGCGTCTGGTTCAGCGCCAGCCAATACAGGGCCATCACGGTCGGCGCGTTGTCGGCCGGGCCCTGTCCCAAAAGGTCGAAGGCTGCGTCGAAGGCCATTGCGCGGGCGTGGATGTCCTCGTTTTCGTGATCAAGCCCGTGCAGTCCGCCGGCGTTCGTGGCGTCGATCAATCCGCAATACAGGCGGATCGTCTCGCTGCTGCCGCCTGGGGTGGCGAGGTAGTGCGAGATCGGGATCAACTCTTGCAGGTGAAGGCCGGATTCCTCGTCCGCCTCGCGCCGGGCGACGTCGTCGGGGTCTTCATTCGCTTCGATGATTCCAGCCACCACCTCGATCTGCCAAGGTGGCATCCCGCCGGCGAGCGCGCCGGGGCGGAACTGCTCGATCAATACCACTTCGTCGCGCACCGGATCGTACGGCAGAACAGCAACGGCATGGCCGCGCTCGAACACCTCCCGGGTCATCGGCTCCGACCAGCTTCCGTCGTGCTTGCGATGCCGAAGCTGGTAACGATCGATCCGGAAGAAGCCTTTGAATGGAGAGTCCGCCGCCAGGATCTGAACGCTGTCGGGCGTGTCGGCGTCGCTCAACGGTCGGTCGGTCGGCAGGCGCGTGGCGCGCGGCTGATCGGCGGTCATAATAGCGTCCTTGGCGGATCGTGGTTCGCGATGGCGCTAGAGCCTATGGCATGCGTCGGCGACAGCGAAATGGCAGGCTTGTGACGACCATACCCGGCTTCCGACGTCCGTTCCGCGTGTACGGGCAGGGGCGGGCATGCCTAGAGGTCAATCTGAAAGGGCCATCAGCGATGACGGTGTTGAGTGAACGTGTGAGCTTTCCGGGGTCCCAGGGGCACGAATTGGCGGCACGGCTCGACCGCCCGGAAGCGCGGCCGCGGGCCTATGCCCTGTTCGCGCATTGCTTCACCTGCACCAAGGACCTCTATGCCGCCCAGCGGATCGCGGCCGCGCTGGCCGAACAGGGGGTGGCTGTGCTGCGCTTCGATTTCACCGGTCTCGGGCACTCGGAAGGCGAGTTTGCCAACACGGATTTCACCTCCAACGTCGACGATCTGGTGCAGGCCGCCGATTTCCTGGCCCGCGCGTACGACGCCCCGCAGCTGCTGATCGGACATTCCCTGGGCGGCGGCGCAGTGATCGCGGCGGCCCGGCGCATTCCCGCAGCTCGGGCGGTGGCCACGATCGGCGCCCCGGCGGATCCGGAGCACATCCGCCACTTGTTTGCCGACAAGCTTGACCAGATCGAGGCGCAGGGTACGGCGGAGGTCGCGCTTGCCGATCGGCGGTTCACCATCTCGCGGCGGTTGCTCGAGGATATCGCCGGACAGACCCTGCACGACGATCTGGCCCATCTGAAAAAGGCCCTGCTGGTGTTCCACGCGCCGCGCGACGAGGTCGTGGGGATCGACAACGCCTCGACGATCTTCACCGCCGCCAGACATCCCAAGAGCTTCATCTCGCTCGACGACGCCGATCACTTGTTGCGGCGGAAGGCGGATGCCGTCTACGTCGCCCGTACGCTCGCCGCCTGGGCGGAGCGCTACCTCGAGACGCCGGAAACGGATGACGCAAGCGCGGCGACGCCATCGGCGGAAGGCGAGGTTGTGGTTCAGGAAACCGGCGCCGGCCTGTTCCAAAATGCGGTGCGCAGCGGCCACCATCGGCTGCTGGCCGATGAACCGCGGGAGGCTGGCGGCACCGATACCGGCCCGTCGCCCTACGATTTCCTGCTCACGGCGCTTGGCGCTTGCACCTCCATGACCCTGCGGATGTACGCCAGTCACAAGAACCTGTCGCTGGCACGGGTTACGGTGCGCCTGAGGCACCAGAAAATCCACGCCGAGGATAGTGGCTCAGGAAGCGGCAAGGCCGACCTCCTGACCCGCAGGATTCGGCTGGAAGGCGACTTGACCGCCGCGCAGCGCCAACGCCTGCTTGAGATTGCAGACAAATGTCCGGTGCACCGAACGCTCGAAGGCGATATTCGCGTACGCTCCGAACTCGATACGCCGGACTCGCTAACTCCCGGTCAAGGAAGCTCGTAGTACCCTTAGGCCCAATGGAATGGGGCGATCTGGCGATCGGCTGGATGACGGCCGGACGCGTAGCATAGAAAGCTAAACCAATGCTGCCCAGGATTGAAAGACGACCCTTCCTTGGCCTTCAAAGGCGTGACGCGGCGCTGCTGAAACGTCCAGACGGCCGCTATCCGCACGCGTACGTGCCGGAATTGGCCGACAATTTCGCATCCGGGCGCGTCGACCGGCGGGGGTTCCTGCGTACGGCTTGCCTGC
This genomic window contains:
- a CDS encoding GNAT family acetyltransferase, whose product is MTDADDDFHIQAAEYADRDAVIALWESCELTRWYNDPATDVARFLEADNAHLLVGRAAGRIVASIGLGHDGRRGWMYYLSVHPNHRNRGYARQLVRAGELWLSEQQIPKAQLMLRGSNQAAQGFYLALGYEAQDVGVWGRWLTSPGAPPEDRVQPDEFGKLDITITYLEMTQPPADPAPNAPAGKRVALMRAEPPTIAFYRFLYNTIGRDWLWWERRALDDAALERVITNPDVEVYVLYCNGSPAGMAEIDRRYEQVIDLAYLGVTSEFIGQGLGRYLLGTALDIAWSYAPEKVTVNTCTLDHPKALTLYQRFGFTPVEREQKRIDDPRMTGLIPPV
- the sseA gene encoding 3-mercaptopyruvate sulfurtransferase, which encodes MTRTNPDALASTDWLYQHLRAPDVRIVDASYYLPHEGVDARAAFEQQHIPGAVFFDIDEIADTTSDLPHMMPPPEKFSAKVRKLGLGDGSRIVVYDQRGIFSAPRVWWMFRAMGHRDVAVLDGGLPKWLAEDKPVEDGKGRAGEERHFTARFDNTMLRDRDQVNRELTRQKEQIVDVRAPERYAGEVAEPREGLRTGHIPGSANLPFTELLDPQTNTMKSPEELQRLLGEAGIDPKRPVVTSCGSGVTAAVLNLALHVAGYRDIALYDGSWTDWGREELNMPVENGRA
- a CDS encoding alanyl-tRNA editing protein, with product MQLLFRQDAYAHSCTAEVVSADAEAGILLTRSVFYPMGGGQPGDSGRLLWSGGEIQIRDTRKTEDGQGCLLIPAEDAALPQPGDTVTAELDWDRRHRLMRMHTTLHLLCSLVDGPVTGGQIGAEKSRLDFALQGESVDKEALERDLNALIEGAHAVTADWISSAELEANPQLVRTMSVKPPVDGGWVRTVRIGEVDYQPCGGTHVANTREIGAVRVGKVESKGKQNRRINVHLVD
- a CDS encoding cysteine synthase A, with the translated sequence MDVRDGFVGTIGNTPLVRLRQASEETGCEILAKAEFLNPGGSVKDRAALAIIQDAEARGALKPGGVIVEGTAGNTGIGLALVGNARGYRTVIVIPETQSQEKKDMLRLCGAELKEVPAVPYKDPNNYVHVSGRLAEELNQSQPNGAIWARQFDNQANRRGHYETTGPEIWRQTDGKVDGFICAVGTGGTLAGTAMALKERNPELKVGLADPPGAALYNYYAHGELKAEGSSISEGIGQGRITGNLEDLEIDFPFQIPDEESVSVVFDLLKHEGFVMGASSGVNVAGAKRLARELGPGHTIVTILCDWGTRYVSKLWNPAFLREKGLPLPDWLES
- a CDS encoding NUDIX domain-containing protein, with protein sequence MTADQPRATRLPTDRPLSDADTPDSVQILAADSPFKGFFRIDRYQLRHRKHDGSWSEPMTREVFERGHAVAVLPYDPVRDEVVLIEQFRPGALAGGMPPWQIEVVAGIIEANEDPDDVARREADEESGLHLQELIPISHYLATPGGSSETIRLYCGLIDATNAGGLHGLDHENEDIHARAMAFDAAFDLLGQGPADNAPTVMALYWLALNQTRLRERAGASAPGA
- a CDS encoding bifunctional alpha/beta hydrolase/OsmC family protein, with the protein product MTVLSERVSFPGSQGHELAARLDRPEARPRAYALFAHCFTCTKDLYAAQRIAAALAEQGVAVLRFDFTGLGHSEGEFANTDFTSNVDDLVQAADFLARAYDAPQLLIGHSLGGGAVIAAARRIPAARAVATIGAPADPEHIRHLFADKLDQIEAQGTAEVALADRRFTISRRLLEDIAGQTLHDDLAHLKKALLVFHAPRDEVVGIDNASTIFTAARHPKSFISLDDADHLLRRKADAVYVARTLAAWAERYLETPETDDASAATPSAEGEVVVQETGAGLFQNAVRSGHHRLLADEPREAGGTDTGPSPYDFLLTALGACTSMTLRMYASHKNLSLARVTVRLRHQKIHAEDSGSGSGKADLLTRRIRLEGDLTAAQRQRLLEIADKCPVHRTLEGDIRVRSELDTPDSLTPGQGSS